A part of Corynebacterium mustelae genomic DNA contains:
- a CDS encoding PspC domain-containing protein: MSQPFNPQPFAQRPLHRSISTRLVGGVFGGIAETYGWNVTLLRVLFLLSMFLPGPQVLAYLAAWIIMPEG; encoded by the coding sequence ATGTCTCAACCATTCAATCCACAACCTTTTGCGCAGCGCCCACTGCACCGCTCAATCAGCACTCGCCTCGTTGGCGGAGTATTCGGTGGAATCGCAGAAACTTACGGGTGGAATGTAACCCTGCTCCGCGTTCTCTTCCTGCTATCAATGTTTTTACCAGGGCCTCAGGTGCTGGCCTACCTAGCGGCGTGGATCATTATGCCCGAGGGTTAA
- a CDS encoding LutB/LldF family L-lactate oxidation iron-sulfur protein, which produces MSVNLGMPTMPPRASDISNLRGDKPFPKNAHTDLNNVTQRRNLTKATTTIRNKRQAVIDEIDDWEALREAGSTTKRYVMAHLPELLEQFEAAVTSRGGHVHWARDAKEAGQIVTELVKQTGEKKVVKIKSMATQEIALNEQLEAEGIFAQETDLAELIVQLGDDKPSHILVPAIHRNRAEIRSIFLKKMDHIDESITSEPAELAEAARLYLRQQFMEAKVAISGANFGIAETGHVTIVESEGNGRMCLTLPETLISVMGIEKILPTFRDYETFLQLLPRSSTGERMNPYTSLWSGVTEGDGPQNFHIILLDNGRTAAMADEIGREALKCIRCSACLNVCPVYERAGGHAYGSTYPGPIGAILTPQLTGIDDSHDPNGYLPYASSLCGRCNEVCPVKIPITDALLELRHKKVKEFKPKIEGSLLGSMQLLWGNSKLWNTATKMVFMGRLLGGRDGKITHLPSFLAGWTDVRDTSVPPKKSFRQWFDSQEAQDLLAQAREEGLPENNVKKQVEEQ; this is translated from the coding sequence ATGAGCGTCAACCTCGGAATGCCCACGATGCCACCCCGGGCTTCAGATATTTCCAATCTGCGCGGGGACAAGCCGTTCCCCAAAAACGCACACACTGATCTTAACAACGTCACCCAGCGCCGTAACTTAACTAAAGCCACCACCACCATCCGCAACAAGCGCCAAGCGGTCATTGATGAAATTGACGATTGGGAGGCACTGCGCGAAGCAGGGTCAACGACCAAGCGGTACGTCATGGCCCATCTGCCTGAGCTACTAGAGCAGTTCGAGGCGGCTGTGACCTCCCGCGGCGGTCATGTGCATTGGGCTCGCGACGCCAAAGAGGCAGGCCAGATCGTTACCGAGCTGGTCAAGCAGACCGGCGAAAAGAAGGTTGTCAAGATCAAGTCGATGGCGACTCAGGAAATCGCGCTTAATGAGCAGCTGGAGGCAGAAGGCATCTTCGCCCAGGAAACCGACCTGGCAGAACTGATCGTACAGCTCGGTGATGACAAGCCTTCCCACATTCTGGTTCCTGCGATCCACCGTAACCGTGCGGAGATTCGCAGTATTTTCTTGAAGAAGATGGATCACATTGATGAATCCATCACTTCCGAGCCCGCTGAATTGGCTGAGGCCGCCCGGCTTTACCTGCGGCAGCAATTCATGGAAGCTAAGGTCGCTATTTCGGGAGCCAACTTTGGTATTGCCGAAACTGGGCACGTAACTATCGTGGAATCAGAGGGCAATGGCCGTATGTGTTTGACCTTGCCTGAGACTCTAATCTCAGTGATGGGCATTGAAAAGATCCTGCCAACGTTCCGCGACTATGAAACCTTCCTGCAATTACTACCTAGGTCGTCTACTGGTGAACGGATGAATCCCTACACCTCGTTGTGGTCTGGTGTCACGGAGGGGGACGGCCCGCAGAACTTCCACATCATTCTCCTTGATAACGGTCGTACCGCGGCGATGGCTGATGAAATCGGACGGGAAGCGCTAAAGTGCATTCGTTGTTCGGCTTGTTTGAACGTGTGCCCTGTATATGAACGTGCGGGTGGCCATGCCTATGGTTCTACCTATCCGGGCCCAATCGGTGCAATCTTGACACCTCAGCTGACCGGAATTGACGATTCCCACGATCCAAACGGTTATCTACCGTACGCATCTTCGCTATGTGGTCGATGCAACGAGGTCTGTCCGGTGAAGATTCCGATCACCGACGCGCTTTTGGAATTGCGACATAAGAAGGTTAAAGAATTCAAGCCGAAAATCGAAGGCTCGTTGCTGGGAAGCATGCAGCTTCTGTGGGGCAATTCCAAATTATGGAATACTGCCACCAAGATGGTATTTATGGGGCGGCTGCTTGGCGGTAGAGACGGCAAGATCACTCACCTGCCAAGCTTCCTAGCCGGTTGGACTGATGTGCGTGATACGTCAGTGCCACCGAAGAAATCTTTCCGCCAATGGTTCGATTCCCAAGAAGCGCAGGATTTGCTTGCGCAAGCCCGGGAAGAAGGGTTGCCGGAAAATAACGTCAAAAAGCAAGTCGAGGAGCAGTAA
- a CDS encoding alpha/beta fold hydrolase → MQLKLPKLLSLLAATSIAASAVAVTIPHAAAQHKPAIAWEDCPTTVERPGARCGRVEVPQDYGNPQGKKISVGFIQFKATNGAKDTIFTNPGGPGGDVYGWLGTSEIAEFPAELYANYDIIGVQPRGLDGSTPLECPDISKLGPIEQIFQSGTAVRKACESSHPGYPAQITTENTARDWDEVRKALGRDSISIYGLSYGTLLGSTYATLFPERTNKVVLDSGLNASNQWSHVIASQEAGFNTALQEFFNWAALNDDKFHLGATPYAVYTKWAQAIQSQSGVWPSVTPPKATAADVPPHSSGAGQAAVDIINGTEPANAHAKNLGSQLVAGGRKQSDSSVLGYTYSRLPMPRFWESIVETIHNPELATQRLVPHEPTEEEINAFLHANNMRVTIMCNEAQSPWNPQDAPRALWTNFVIADIIQAGPSLFNSGLVCNGAGSITKGVPFNGSALKTRPLQIQATRDPQTPYGDFWEMQKSMNSHLVTVNGPGHSHFGVGNKAVDKVVLDYFRTGSVTTSELPGFFG, encoded by the coding sequence GTGCAACTGAAACTTCCAAAGTTACTTTCACTACTTGCTGCCACTTCTATTGCTGCAAGCGCGGTAGCGGTAACCATCCCCCATGCAGCGGCGCAACACAAGCCAGCAATTGCCTGGGAGGACTGTCCAACAACGGTGGAACGACCCGGTGCCCGCTGTGGCCGTGTTGAAGTGCCACAAGATTACGGCAACCCACAAGGGAAAAAGATCTCCGTCGGCTTTATTCAATTTAAAGCCACCAACGGTGCCAAAGACACGATTTTCACCAACCCCGGTGGGCCTGGCGGTGATGTCTACGGTTGGCTGGGCACCTCCGAAATCGCAGAGTTCCCTGCCGAACTTTACGCCAACTATGACATTATTGGCGTCCAGCCTCGCGGACTCGACGGTTCCACCCCACTGGAATGCCCAGATATTTCGAAACTCGGCCCCATTGAACAGATATTCCAGTCCGGCACGGCGGTGAGGAAAGCCTGCGAATCAAGCCACCCGGGCTACCCAGCCCAGATCACAACTGAAAACACCGCACGCGACTGGGACGAAGTCCGAAAAGCCCTTGGTAGAGACTCCATCTCCATCTATGGGCTGTCCTACGGCACGTTGCTTGGTTCTACATACGCCACGTTATTTCCGGAGCGCACTAATAAAGTGGTGCTGGACTCAGGTTTGAATGCGTCTAATCAATGGAGCCATGTCATTGCAAGCCAAGAAGCAGGATTTAACACCGCACTGCAAGAGTTTTTCAACTGGGCTGCACTTAACGATGACAAATTCCATTTGGGTGCTACACCATACGCGGTGTATACCAAGTGGGCGCAAGCCATACAGTCCCAATCTGGTGTCTGGCCGTCCGTTACCCCACCTAAGGCAACCGCTGCTGACGTCCCTCCGCATTCTTCCGGGGCTGGCCAAGCCGCAGTAGACATTATCAACGGCACCGAGCCCGCGAATGCCCACGCCAAAAACCTCGGTAGCCAATTAGTTGCCGGTGGAAGAAAACAATCAGATTCGTCAGTGCTTGGCTACACCTATTCCAGACTTCCAATGCCACGTTTTTGGGAATCAATCGTGGAAACCATCCATAACCCAGAGCTTGCTACCCAAAGGCTAGTGCCACATGAACCGACAGAGGAAGAAATCAATGCTTTCTTGCACGCGAACAATATGCGCGTGACCATCATGTGTAACGAGGCACAAAGCCCGTGGAATCCACAGGATGCACCACGTGCACTGTGGACCAACTTCGTTATTGCGGATATTATCCAAGCTGGCCCCTCCCTGTTTAATTCAGGTTTAGTCTGCAATGGTGCAGGTTCAATCACCAAGGGTGTGCCTTTTAACGGTTCAGCGTTAAAAACCCGACCGCTACAAATTCAAGCCACCCGCGACCCACAAACACCATATGGTGATTTCTGGGAAATGCAAAAATCCATGAATTCCCATCTGGTAACCGTGAATGGGCCGGGGCATTCACACTTCGGGGTTGGCAACAAAGCTGTCGATAAAGTCGTTCTAGACTACTTCCGAACTGGCAGTGTCACCACCTCTGAGCTGCCTGGATTCTTCGGGTAA
- a CDS encoding LutC/YkgG family protein, with protein sequence MDAKTEMLTRIRNAQQLSNMPSDVEISREYNMDKTAEFSRDELKEVLVDRLLDYKAIVHEVTEEKLGEKIAEILHDRAAKEIRYAEGLDKALFDTFNGTATPDDRSSDPRLLNDVDAVVTDSHVSSAQTGTICLESNPVCGRRALTLVPDCHVVIVRMDNVVYGVPEMIGRLGQEKPITMISGPSATSDIELNRVEGVHGPRTLICVIVD encoded by the coding sequence ATGGATGCAAAAACTGAAATGCTCACCCGCATCCGGAATGCCCAGCAATTGTCCAATATGCCAAGCGATGTAGAGATCTCGCGGGAATACAACATGGACAAGACCGCTGAATTTTCCAGAGATGAACTCAAGGAAGTTCTCGTCGACCGGCTATTGGATTACAAGGCTATCGTCCACGAAGTCACTGAAGAAAAACTGGGAGAGAAAATCGCCGAGATTCTTCACGACCGCGCAGCCAAGGAGATTCGCTATGCGGAGGGGCTCGATAAGGCGCTTTTCGACACCTTTAACGGCACTGCCACTCCCGATGATCGTAGTTCCGATCCCCGCCTGCTTAACGACGTCGATGCGGTTGTTACAGACTCGCACGTAAGTTCAGCCCAAACTGGAACCATCTGTTTGGAATCCAATCCGGTCTGCGGTCGTCGAGCCCTTACCTTGGTGCCTGATTGCCACGTAGTTATCGTGCGCATGGACAACGTGGTTTATGGTGTGCCCGAAATGATCGGTCGCTTGGGGCAAGAGAAGCCAATCACCATGATTTCTGGTCCGTCGGCAACCTCCGACATTGAGCTCAACCGGGTTGAAGGTGTGCACGGTCCCCGCACGCTGATCTGTGTCATTGTCGACTAG
- a CDS encoding alpha/beta fold hydrolase, which translates to MHSFSKMLASIVTVATTIGLCTSIPAHANTPAITWEKCPKTVTRPGAACGRIEVPRDYSDPNGVKISIGFIQHTAKAARDTVFLNPGGPGGGVYDLVGNADLVNFPTEFLENFTIVGVQPRGMLGSTPLTCDDDAEVDFFQIFSNAGGQLRAACERTQPGYFPHITTENTARDWEEVRKALKRETISIYGASYGTLLASTYATLFPHHTNKVVLDSGLDHTKKWTDSSKKQESGFIRALHEFFGWAAINDDKFHLGATPYAVYTTWAEAIERQSGVWPSVVPPRATEADLPPQAKNLGQPAVDAMNNTAVARAEAKNLSATVVSAGSKRKEPALLIQTHALLPAPAKWRDIVEFIQNPDLAQHELTELKERLTHDEESQTASKAAIIVNQNILCNEALQPWDRSLFLRAAWTNLVLEDPFSGPPLASAWGFTCNGAPPITQGIALDGSKLATRPLQIQGTSDPQTAFENSLEMRENMNTQFVTVHGPGHGHFSSGNTAVDRLILDYLYNGTVSVSDAPGFFEQ; encoded by the coding sequence ATGCATTCTTTTTCAAAGATGCTCGCGTCGATAGTCACCGTAGCTACAACAATCGGACTGTGTACGAGCATTCCAGCTCACGCGAATACACCAGCGATAACTTGGGAGAAATGCCCTAAGACAGTAACCCGCCCTGGTGCAGCCTGTGGTCGGATTGAAGTACCCCGCGACTATTCAGACCCGAATGGCGTAAAAATATCCATCGGTTTTATCCAACATACAGCCAAAGCTGCACGCGACACGGTTTTTCTCAATCCAGGCGGTCCAGGTGGCGGTGTGTATGACCTAGTGGGTAATGCCGATCTCGTAAACTTTCCAACAGAATTTTTGGAAAACTTCACCATTGTAGGTGTACAGCCCCGTGGCATGCTCGGTTCCACTCCCCTAACCTGTGATGACGACGCAGAGGTTGATTTCTTCCAAATCTTCTCCAACGCCGGTGGGCAGTTACGTGCCGCTTGTGAAAGAACACAACCTGGATATTTTCCCCACATAACCACCGAAAACACAGCACGTGATTGGGAAGAGGTACGAAAAGCACTGAAAAGAGAAACCATTTCGATCTACGGCGCGTCATACGGAACGTTGTTGGCATCGACATATGCAACGCTATTCCCACATCACACTAATAAGGTAGTACTCGATTCTGGACTGGATCACACCAAAAAGTGGACTGATTCTTCCAAGAAGCAAGAATCTGGCTTCATCCGAGCCTTACACGAATTTTTCGGTTGGGCGGCAATCAATGACGATAAATTCCACTTAGGCGCTACGCCTTACGCTGTGTACACAACATGGGCAGAAGCTATTGAACGTCAATCTGGCGTCTGGCCCTCGGTGGTACCACCCCGTGCCACCGAAGCGGATCTACCACCACAAGCGAAAAACTTGGGGCAACCAGCCGTTGATGCTATGAACAACACGGCGGTTGCGCGTGCAGAAGCGAAAAACTTAAGTGCCACTGTGGTATCAGCTGGTTCGAAGCGTAAGGAACCAGCGCTGTTAATCCAGACACATGCCTTGCTTCCGGCGCCAGCAAAATGGCGAGACATAGTGGAATTCATCCAAAATCCTGATTTAGCCCAACACGAGTTGACGGAATTGAAAGAACGGTTGACCCACGATGAAGAATCTCAGACAGCATCCAAGGCAGCAATAATAGTAAACCAAAACATCTTATGTAATGAAGCCTTGCAACCTTGGGATCGCAGCCTATTTCTCCGCGCAGCCTGGACCAATCTAGTTCTTGAGGATCCGTTCTCTGGGCCGCCGCTAGCCAGCGCTTGGGGTTTTACTTGCAACGGCGCTCCACCGATTACCCAAGGCATAGCCTTAGATGGTTCAAAGCTAGCTACTCGGCCATTGCAAATTCAAGGAACTAGTGACCCCCAGACTGCATTTGAGAATTCGCTGGAAATGCGTGAGAACATGAATACCCAGTTCGTTACAGTCCACGGCCCGGGTCATGGCCACTTCAGTTCTGGAAATACCGCTGTAGATCGACTGATACTGGATTATCTTTACAACGGTACGGTGTCTGTCTCCGATGCACCTGGATTTTTTGAGCAATAG
- a CDS encoding MarR family winged helix-turn-helix transcriptional regulator: MTTPRWLTDDEQQFWRLMLAAIRKVEHHIENILQDGAGLTTSEFAVLVCLSESPDKEIRLRDLCADLDWDRSRTSHQVTRMEKRGLVTKQRCIGDARGIIIELTEEGERRIREAAPFHVESVREIVFDSLNNELKEPVAEFLQNILEQPVGRPRNE; this comes from the coding sequence ATGACTACTCCGCGATGGCTTACTGATGACGAACAGCAATTTTGGCGGCTTATGCTTGCTGCTATTAGAAAAGTGGAACACCACATTGAAAACATTCTTCAAGATGGTGCTGGGCTGACCACCTCAGAATTTGCAGTTCTGGTTTGCCTGTCTGAAAGTCCAGACAAAGAGATTCGGTTGCGTGATCTTTGCGCTGACCTAGATTGGGACCGCAGCCGCACGTCCCACCAAGTCACGCGCATGGAAAAACGTGGATTGGTGACCAAGCAGCGGTGCATCGGTGATGCCCGCGGTATTATCATCGAATTGACTGAGGAAGGTGAACGCCGGATTAGGGAAGCTGCCCCGTTCCATGTCGAATCAGTACGCGAGATCGTTTTCGATAGCCTCAATAATGAACTTAAAGAACCTGTAGCTGAGTTTCTTCAAAACATTCTTGAGCAACCGGTTGGTCGCCCCCGAAACGAGTAA
- a CDS encoding (Fe-S)-binding protein yields MKVALFSTCIGDAMFPDASKATALILSRLGYEVVFPQSQTCCGQMHVNTGYQKEAVGQIKNYVDAFSDPSIDYVVSPSGSCVGAVREQHEHVAKRYGSPALADGAASCAKKTLDLPEFLIDVAGVENVGAFFPHKVTYHPSCHGLRFIKLGDRPYRLLQNVEGLELVELPNKEECCGFGGTFSLKNAETSAAMVSDKCRNIELTGAEYVTGGDSSCLMNIAGSLSRQHVGVRAIHLAEILASTKAHPWTPTSAAYSKEAML; encoded by the coding sequence ATGAAAGTAGCGCTCTTTTCCACGTGCATCGGGGATGCAATGTTCCCCGACGCATCTAAGGCAACCGCGCTGATCCTATCCCGCCTGGGATACGAAGTGGTTTTCCCGCAGTCACAAACGTGCTGCGGCCAGATGCATGTCAACACTGGTTACCAAAAGGAAGCAGTGGGACAAATCAAAAACTATGTCGATGCGTTTTCCGATCCATCCATCGACTATGTAGTGTCTCCTTCTGGCTCCTGTGTCGGTGCGGTACGCGAACAACACGAACATGTAGCAAAACGCTACGGCTCCCCCGCCCTAGCAGACGGAGCTGCTAGCTGCGCGAAGAAAACTCTCGACCTGCCGGAGTTTCTCATCGATGTAGCTGGCGTAGAAAACGTGGGCGCATTCTTCCCCCACAAAGTTACCTATCACCCATCGTGCCACGGGCTCAGGTTTATCAAACTCGGCGATCGACCATATCGGTTGCTGCAAAACGTTGAGGGATTAGAGCTTGTCGAACTACCTAATAAGGAAGAGTGCTGTGGTTTTGGCGGCACTTTCTCGTTAAAGAACGCGGAAACCTCGGCCGCCATGGTTTCAGACAAATGCCGCAATATCGAGCTCACCGGTGCCGAATATGTCACCGGTGGTGATTCCTCCTGCCTGATGAATATCGCAGGTTCTCTTTCCCGCCAGCACGTCGGTGTCCGTGCAATTCACCTCGCCGAGATCTTGGCTTCTACCAAGGCACATCCGTGGACCCCAACCTCGGCCGCTTACTCCAAGGAGGCAATGCTATGA